A genome region from Labilibaculum antarcticum includes the following:
- a CDS encoding sensor histidine kinase — MQHPLLKNRFAIPVYLASWSFFVAMLFIIGWYFEGRTSYDAVVNAISFSFPLLILGACIWYIVVYTSIENLGVFHFLLHHLTAGAVVVGIWVSVAYQLRIVVFGASSEGLDYFLPIHWQIFMAFGLYDYIVIVYYLVLYYRNFQDKLVHESELKELVKEAELTALKSQINPHFLFNSLNSVSSLTLSRPEQSREMLVKLSTYLRYSLAQDLKELTNLSNELSNIRLYMEIEKVRFGDRLQLDFDLSADCEKFKIPNLILQPLYENAIKFGVHESLEPVCVMTKCSFENDSLKINISNNFDPESIPPKGNGIGLRNIQERLHLIYGRTDLMRIVKSENHFSVNLEFPQSS, encoded by the coding sequence ATGCAACATCCGCTTTTAAAAAATCGTTTTGCTATTCCTGTTTATCTTGCGTCCTGGTCTTTTTTTGTTGCCATGCTATTTATTATTGGATGGTATTTTGAGGGAAGAACATCATACGATGCAGTGGTAAATGCCATTAGTTTTTCTTTTCCTTTATTGATTTTGGGAGCATGTATTTGGTATATTGTTGTATATACCAGTATTGAGAATTTGGGTGTTTTTCATTTTCTTTTGCATCATTTAACAGCAGGTGCTGTTGTTGTTGGGATATGGGTATCGGTGGCTTATCAGCTTAGGATTGTAGTTTTTGGTGCTTCAAGCGAAGGGCTGGATTATTTTCTCCCGATACATTGGCAGATTTTTATGGCCTTTGGCTTGTACGATTATATTGTAATTGTTTACTATTTAGTTTTATATTATCGAAATTTTCAGGACAAATTAGTTCACGAGTCAGAATTGAAAGAATTGGTGAAAGAAGCTGAGTTAACAGCACTAAAATCACAAATTAATCCACATTTTCTATTCAATAGTTTAAATTCGGTTAGTTCTTTAACTTTATCAAGACCCGAACAATCAAGAGAAATGCTTGTTAAATTATCGACTTACTTACGTTACTCACTCGCTCAGGATTTAAAGGAGTTGACGAATTTAAGCAATGAATTAAGTAATATACGTTTGTATATGGAGATAGAGAAAGTTCGTTTTGGGGATCGGTTGCAGCTTGATTTTGATTTGTCAGCAGATTGTGAGAAATTTAAAATACCAAATCTCATTTTACAACCATTGTACGAAAATGCAATTAAATTTGGAGTGCATGAAAGTCTTGAACCAGTTTGCGTAATGACAAAGTGTAGTTTCGAGAATGATTCATTAAAAATTAATATTAGTAATAATTTCGATCCCGAATCGATTCCTCCCAAAGGAAACGGTATTGGATTACGAAATATACAGGAACGCTTACATTTAATTTATGGTCGCACCGATTTGATGAGAATTGTAAAGAGTGAGAATCACTTTTCTGTTAATTTGGAATTTCCGCAAAGTAGTTAA
- a CDS encoding exonuclease domain-containing protein, with amino-acid sequence MNFTAIDFETANGQRNSACSLGLVRVENGVIVESKDWLISPPEMYFHPMNVSIHGITEEDVTNEPSFNYIWEEVENYLHGEMVIAHNASFDVSVLRACLETYGIRFPEFDYLCTVQISRNIWPNMPNHKLNTMADMFNIPLRHHDALEDTLACAKIAIKACQVMNVNSLTDLAQEICIAPGKLNPNGYKAPKKIK; translated from the coding sequence ATGAATTTTACCGCAATAGATTTTGAAACAGCAAACGGACAACGCAATTCAGCTTGCTCGCTTGGTTTGGTTCGTGTTGAGAATGGAGTAATTGTTGAAAGTAAAGATTGGTTGATTTCGCCGCCGGAAATGTATTTTCATCCAATGAATGTTAGTATTCACGGAATTACAGAGGAAGATGTGACGAACGAACCCAGCTTCAATTACATTTGGGAAGAGGTGGAAAACTACTTGCATGGAGAAATGGTGATTGCTCACAATGCCAGTTTTGATGTATCGGTGCTTCGGGCTTGTTTAGAAACCTATGGCATTCGGTTTCCCGAATTTGATTACCTGTGCACCGTTCAAATCAGTCGTAACATTTGGCCCAATATGCCAAACCATAAGCTAAACACGATGGCAGATATGTTCAATATTCCACTAAGGCATCATGATGCATTGGAAGATACTTTGGCTTGTGCTAAAATTGCCATAAAAGCATGCCAAGTAATGAATGTGAACAGTCTTACCGATCTGGCTCAGGAAATCTGCATTGCTCCCGGAAAATTGAACCCAAATGGTTACAAGGCTCCAAAAAAGATTAAATAA
- a CDS encoding COG3014 family protein: protein MNQKLPLHISGKILPVFLFGFLLLLSGCATYYMQNEAFNSYFLQGDIASAEKVLDKDKKSNRTKNRALFLLNKGTLSWMQQDYVSATNYFNEADLFIEDQRKSIGSEALAMLINPMTKPYVPEDFENVMLNFYKALSYLEMGQTQEALVECRRVNEKLYAINDKYPKNYQNRYSDDAFAHTLMGLIYDSTGDSNNAFIAYRNALKIYEDNYLKNFNTPAPRQLKEDLLRTAYETGLNQEYEFFKNKFGFDFKKTDKDEGDVIIIWLTGLGPVKAEWSINFSAVNGSNGYLTMVNNEENITLPFFVGNMDNSTRNSFSNLDFVRVAFPKYEERGAFYTNADILINDSIRYHLDKGEDINAIAFKTLKDRMVREMANSLLRLATKQAIESFTRSKDENLGALISIFNAVTEKADTRNWQTLPNSIHYTRIRLKEGKHTVTLKVNSPNGKSKNQQVDLEVKAGRTNYFTFHNMESN, encoded by the coding sequence ATGAATCAAAAACTACCTTTACACATATCAGGTAAAATACTCCCTGTATTTCTATTTGGTTTTCTTCTTCTATTATCCGGATGTGCTACCTATTACATGCAAAATGAAGCTTTTAACAGCTATTTTTTGCAAGGTGATATTGCTAGTGCTGAAAAAGTTCTGGATAAGGATAAAAAGAGCAACCGAACTAAAAACAGGGCCTTGTTTTTATTGAACAAAGGAACTTTATCGTGGATGCAGCAAGATTATGTTTCCGCAACCAACTATTTTAACGAAGCAGATCTTTTTATTGAAGATCAACGAAAAAGTATTGGCTCGGAAGCATTGGCAATGCTCATCAACCCAATGACCAAACCTTATGTTCCCGAGGATTTTGAAAATGTAATGCTTAATTTCTATAAGGCTTTAAGCTATTTGGAAATGGGCCAAACTCAGGAGGCTTTGGTTGAATGCCGAAGAGTGAACGAAAAGCTATATGCTATAAACGACAAGTATCCTAAGAATTATCAGAACCGATATAGTGATGATGCTTTTGCACACACATTGATGGGATTGATTTACGATTCGACGGGCGACTCGAATAATGCTTTTATTGCCTACCGAAATGCGCTCAAAATTTATGAAGATAATTACCTGAAAAACTTTAATACTCCGGCTCCCCGGCAATTAAAAGAAGATCTTCTTCGAACTGCCTACGAAACAGGCTTGAATCAGGAATATGAGTTTTTCAAGAATAAATTTGGCTTTGATTTTAAAAAGACAGACAAGGATGAAGGTGATGTAATTATTATTTGGTTAACGGGACTTGGTCCTGTAAAAGCAGAATGGAGTATAAATTTTAGTGCCGTTAATGGTAGCAATGGTTACCTGACTATGGTTAATAACGAAGAAAATATCACTCTGCCCTTTTTTGTAGGCAATATGGATAACAGTACTCGAAATTCATTTAGCAATTTGGATTTTGTACGTGTTGCTTTTCCAAAATATGAGGAACGCGGTGCTTTCTACACAAATGCTGATATTCTTATAAATGATTCTATTAGATATCATCTGGACAAAGGAGAAGACATCAATGCAATTGCTTTTAAAACCCTTAAAGATAGAATGGTACGCGAAATGGCGAACTCATTACTAAGGCTTGCTACCAAACAAGCTATTGAAAGTTTTACAAGAAGTAAAGATGAAAATTTAGGTGCCCTAATTAGTATATTTAATGCCGTTACAGAAAAAGCAGACACACGAAATTGGCAAACCTTACCCAACTCAATTCATTACACCAGAATTCGATTGAAAGAAGGAAAACATACTGTAACTCTCAAAGTAAATTCTCCAAATGGGAAAAGTAAAAATCAACAAGTAGATCTTGAAGTTAAAGCAGGAAGAACCAACTATTTTACCTTTCACAATATGGAATCAAACTAA
- the ligA gene encoding NAD-dependent DNA ligase LigA, with protein MNQAEAQVRIAELREQLHTYNHNYYVLSQPSISDYDFDMLLNELITLEKKFPEFNDPNSPSQRVGSDINLEFNQVEHKYPMLSLGNTYSEEEIRDFENRIKKLIDGDVEYVCELKYDGTSISLTYQNGKLVQAVTRGDGVKGDDVTANVKTIRSVPLQLSGKGYPKEFEIRGEILMPFAVFNDLNEEREEIGEAPFANPRNAASGTLKMQNSSVVAKRKLDCYLYYLLGKEIPTRNHYSNLLAAKDWGFKIPANTAICKNIDEVIAFIKEWDENRDSLPVPVDGIVIKVNSLDMQEELGFTAKSPRWAISYKYKAERVSTKLEKVTYQVGRTGSITPVANLTAVLLAGTTVKRASLHNADIIQNLDLHENDTVYVEKGGEIIPKIVGVEISERSAEAQAIKYIEECPECGSNLVRKEGEANHYCPNDMGCPPQIKGKIEHFISRRAMDFDGLGEETIDLLFQKGLIKNIADLYSLTKEDIIPLERMGDKSAERILTSIENSKQVPYERVLYALGIRYVGITVAKKLAKAIPSIDKLAASTLEELIEVDEIGVKIAESIVEYFSGEYHQNLIAQLKEFGLQLERKIVENENASNTLEGLSIVISGSFSKFSRDELKEMIELHGGKNVSSISKKTSFLLAGEKVGPSKFEKVEKLGIGIKTEDEFLEMIGMHS; from the coding sequence ATGAATCAGGCAGAAGCACAAGTTCGAATTGCAGAATTACGTGAGCAATTACATACATACAATCACAATTATTACGTATTATCGCAGCCTAGCATCAGCGATTACGACTTTGACATGCTCTTGAATGAGCTAATTACTCTGGAGAAGAAATTTCCTGAGTTTAACGATCCCAATTCACCAAGCCAACGTGTTGGGAGCGATATCAACTTAGAATTCAATCAGGTAGAGCACAAATACCCAATGCTTTCGTTGGGCAATACCTATTCGGAAGAAGAAATCCGCGATTTCGAGAACCGAATTAAAAAATTAATTGATGGCGATGTGGAATATGTCTGTGAACTGAAATACGACGGCACATCAATCTCGTTGACTTACCAAAATGGTAAACTGGTTCAAGCTGTCACCCGTGGCGATGGTGTAAAAGGCGATGATGTAACGGCAAATGTAAAAACCATACGATCGGTTCCTTTGCAATTAAGTGGTAAAGGATATCCAAAAGAATTTGAGATACGAGGCGAAATATTAATGCCTTTTGCTGTATTCAATGACTTGAACGAGGAACGTGAAGAAATTGGGGAGGCTCCTTTTGCTAATCCCCGAAATGCGGCTTCGGGTACTTTAAAAATGCAAAACTCATCGGTAGTTGCCAAGCGCAAATTAGATTGCTACTTGTATTATTTGTTGGGCAAAGAAATTCCGACCCGAAATCATTACAGCAATTTATTAGCCGCTAAAGATTGGGGCTTTAAAATTCCGGCAAACACAGCTATCTGCAAAAATATCGACGAAGTAATTGCATTCATTAAAGAATGGGACGAAAATCGCGACAGCTTACCTGTGCCAGTTGATGGAATTGTAATTAAAGTAAATTCGCTGGATATGCAGGAGGAATTAGGCTTTACGGCTAAATCGCCTCGCTGGGCAATTTCCTATAAATACAAAGCGGAAAGAGTATCCACAAAATTAGAAAAAGTAACTTATCAAGTGGGTAGAACCGGATCGATTACACCTGTTGCCAATTTAACTGCGGTGCTATTGGCAGGTACAACGGTGAAAAGAGCCTCTTTGCACAATGCAGATATTATTCAAAATTTAGATTTGCACGAAAATGATACTGTTTATGTAGAAAAAGGCGGTGAAATTATCCCAAAGATTGTTGGGGTGGAAATCTCTGAAAGATCTGCGGAAGCACAGGCAATTAAATACATTGAGGAATGCCCCGAATGCGGTAGCAATTTGGTTCGTAAAGAAGGTGAAGCAAATCATTATTGTCCGAATGATATGGGCTGTCCGCCACAGATTAAAGGAAAAATAGAACACTTTATTAGTAGACGCGCCATGGATTTTGATGGATTGGGCGAAGAAACCATCGACCTGCTTTTTCAGAAAGGATTAATAAAAAATATTGCTGATTTATATAGTCTTACTAAAGAAGATATTATTCCTTTAGAACGGATGGGCGATAAATCTGCCGAGAGGATATTGACCAGCATTGAAAATTCGAAGCAGGTTCCTTACGAAAGAGTTTTGTATGCTTTGGGAATTAGGTATGTTGGAATTACAGTGGCCAAAAAATTGGCCAAAGCGATTCCTTCTATCGACAAATTGGCAGCATCTACTCTCGAAGAATTAATTGAGGTAGATGAAATTGGAGTGAAAATTGCTGAAAGCATCGTAGAATATTTTTCGGGCGAATACCATCAAAATTTAATTGCCCAATTAAAAGAATTTGGCTTGCAATTGGAGAGGAAAATTGTTGAAAATGAGAATGCCAGCAATACTTTGGAAGGATTATCCATTGTTATATCCGGTAGTTTCTCAAAATTCAGCAGAGATGAGTTAAAGGAAATGATCGAACTTCACGGCGGGAAAAATGTGAGTTCCATATCGAAGAAAACAAGCTTCCTTTTGGCTGGCGAAAAAGTTGGCCCGAGCAAATTTGAAAAAGTCGAAAAATTGGGCATCGGAATAAAAACAGAAGATGAATTTCTGGAGATGATTGGAATGCACAGTTAG
- a CDS encoding LiaF transmembrane domain-containing protein has protein sequence MDENKKNKSLFVGLLLIIVGIVIVFERLNYQSNFIEIYLYRWEAFLILFGVLQVLIRRKIFGGLMAIAAGTYFMMDDLYFLPQNWEIWFFPVLLIIGGIAFIFAPDSPYCCKNK, from the coding sequence ATGGATGAAAATAAAAAAAATAAAAGTTTGTTTGTTGGCCTACTCCTAATAATTGTTGGGATCGTAATTGTTTTTGAACGACTTAACTATCAATCTAATTTTATTGAAATATATCTGTATCGATGGGAAGCCTTTTTAATTCTTTTCGGTGTATTACAGGTATTGATCCGCAGAAAAATTTTTGGTGGATTAATGGCAATTGCCGCGGGAACCTATTTTATGATGGATGATTTGTATTTTCTACCTCAAAATTGGGAGATTTGGTTTTTTCCAGTATTACTTATTATAGGTGGCATTGCATTTATTTTTGCTCCCGATTCACCTTATTGTTGTAAAAATAAATAA
- a CDS encoding LytR/AlgR family response regulator transcription factor, whose product MRTIKAIIIDDEALARDLVRSYLGAYDDIEILGEFSDGFQGLKAINELQPDLVFLDVQMPKLNGFEMLELLDKPCNIVFTTAYNEYAIKAFEHNAIDYLLKPFSNDRFHDALNKVKDRIANSVTSEDQIEKIKNHNDSSEELLTRVVVKSRNKIDIIAIDKIKYFEAQDDYVMIYTNEGKYLKQKTMKYFETHLNPNEFCRIHRTFLVKIDQIAQLQPYEKDHWIVILKTGESLKVSRNGFKQLKQQLEI is encoded by the coding sequence ATGAGAACAATTAAAGCAATAATTATTGATGATGAAGCCTTGGCAAGGGATTTGGTTCGGTCCTATTTGGGAGCTTATGACGATATTGAAATTTTAGGTGAATTTTCTGATGGATTTCAAGGCTTAAAAGCAATTAATGAGTTACAGCCCGATTTGGTGTTCTTAGATGTTCAGATGCCAAAACTAAACGGTTTTGAGATGTTGGAATTACTTGATAAACCTTGTAATATTGTATTTACTACCGCCTATAATGAATATGCTATTAAAGCATTCGAACACAATGCAATTGATTATTTATTGAAACCATTCTCGAATGATCGTTTTCACGATGCGTTAAATAAAGTGAAGGATCGCATCGCAAATTCAGTGACGAGCGAAGATCAGATTGAGAAAATAAAAAATCATAACGATTCATCGGAAGAGTTATTGACCCGTGTTGTGGTAAAATCGCGAAATAAAATTGATATAATTGCAATTGATAAGATTAAATATTTTGAAGCCCAGGATGATTATGTCATGATCTACACCAATGAGGGCAAGTACTTGAAGCAAAAGACAATGAAGTATTTTGAAACTCATTTAAATCCGAATGAGTTTTGCCGGATACATCGTACTTTTTTGGTTAAGATCGATCAAATTGCACAATTGCAACCTTACGAGAAAGATCATTGGATCGTAATTCTGAAAACAGGGGAGAGTTTGAAGGTTAGTAGAAATGGGTTTAAGCAATTGAAGCAACAATTGGAAATCTGA
- a CDS encoding LiaF transmembrane domain-containing protein produces the protein MRSQHKSNPNNRAIFGIFLILFGCLLVLKNLDFIPYELRHIIFSWPSLLLGLGALFFFGKEDKTTGVALMTVGGLFLLPTIFDWSFDWRGLFWPIMLIAIGVVVIRKRNVCEFDKRSEVGFDSDYIDELNIFGGGEKVINNKNFRGGKVTCIFGGTELNLSNAALSEGTNVIDIFTMFGSCVLIVPSDWDVKVEVSAILGGVSDKRMSTTNYIVEPKKELIIRGTVALGGCEIKSYK, from the coding sequence ATGAGATCACAACATAAATCAAACCCAAACAACCGTGCGATATTCGGTATTTTCTTAATCCTTTTTGGATGTTTACTGGTTCTTAAAAATCTGGATTTTATTCCTTATGAATTAAGACATATTATCTTTTCGTGGCCATCATTATTACTAGGCTTAGGGGCTCTTTTCTTCTTCGGTAAAGAGGATAAAACAACAGGAGTAGCTTTGATGACCGTGGGTGGACTATTTTTACTCCCAACGATATTCGATTGGAGCTTTGATTGGCGAGGATTATTTTGGCCGATTATGCTTATTGCCATTGGAGTTGTTGTTATTCGCAAACGAAATGTTTGTGAATTTGATAAAAGGTCAGAAGTTGGATTTGATTCGGATTATATTGATGAATTAAATATTTTTGGAGGAGGAGAAAAGGTTATCAACAATAAAAATTTTAGAGGGGGAAAGGTGACTTGTATCTTCGGGGGAACTGAATTAAACTTGAGTAATGCAGCACTTTCCGAAGGCACAAATGTGATTGACATATTTACCATGTTTGGCAGTTGTGTTTTAATCGTACCATCCGATTGGGACGTTAAGGTTGAGGTATCTGCAATTTTAGGTGGTGTTTCGGATAAAAGAATGTCAACAACAAATTATATTGTAGAACCAAAAAAGGAACTAATCATTAGAGGTACTGTAGCCTTAGGCGGTTGCGAAATAAAATCGTATAAATAA
- a CDS encoding penicillin-binding protein activator LpoB, whose protein sequence is MKYSFRLFVFALAVLAGVSCSRQITRVSPDQQIDLSGRWNDTDSKLTAEALIDQLLSQNWIEDYKQEFNRKPVVIVGLITNKSSEHIDSDTYIKDIEKAILNDGRVRLVQAGAKREDLRQERADQQDFASKSTIKKWGQELGADFILQGDINSIIDSYKKENLRYYQLNMELTNLETSEMVWMGDKKIKKYINK, encoded by the coding sequence ATGAAATACTCATTTCGCCTATTCGTTTTCGCTCTAGCTGTTTTAGCTGGCGTTTCCTGCTCAAGACAAATTACCAGAGTATCACCTGATCAGCAAATTGATTTAAGCGGACGATGGAACGATACCGATTCAAAATTGACTGCAGAGGCTCTAATTGATCAATTACTGAGTCAAAACTGGATTGAAGATTACAAGCAGGAATTTAATCGTAAACCTGTCGTTATTGTTGGTTTAATTACCAATAAGAGTTCTGAACATATCGATTCCGACACTTACATAAAAGACATCGAAAAAGCCATTTTAAATGATGGAAGAGTACGTTTGGTTCAAGCAGGTGCTAAAAGAGAAGATCTTCGTCAAGAACGTGCCGACCAACAAGATTTTGCATCTAAGTCAACGATAAAAAAATGGGGACAGGAATTGGGTGCTGATTTTATCCTGCAAGGTGATATCAACTCAATTATTGATAGTTATAAAAAAGAAAACCTTCGATACTATCAGTTAAATATGGAATTAACCAATCTTGAGACGAGTGAAATGGTTTGGATGGGCGATAAAAAAATTAAAAAGTACATTAACAAATAA
- a CDS encoding DUF6913 domain-containing protein, with protein MSFFQNILNQLTELKIRSKQKKNPRKKEFHNLESAKNIGILFDTLQENNRSIAKNFAEDLQKKGYKVQIVGWINADELPNFGVAQKILFYTNKDIRWSGEPIIPELIEFTNNRFDLLFVLTKSEHNSIKYITQVSMAACKIGSLGDNCEHLDLMIDQGKNNSIENLISESLKYLSQIKKQ; from the coding sequence ATGAGTTTTTTTCAAAATATACTAAATCAACTTACCGAATTAAAGATAAGAAGTAAGCAAAAGAAAAATCCGCGTAAAAAGGAATTTCACAATTTAGAGAGTGCTAAAAATATAGGCATCCTATTTGATACTCTTCAGGAAAATAATCGCTCTATTGCTAAAAATTTCGCTGAAGATTTACAAAAAAAAGGCTATAAAGTACAAATTGTGGGTTGGATAAATGCTGATGAATTGCCTAATTTTGGCGTTGCTCAAAAAATATTGTTCTATACCAATAAGGACATTAGATGGAGTGGAGAGCCAATAATTCCTGAATTAATCGAATTCACCAACAATAGATTCGATTTACTTTTTGTTTTGACTAAGTCGGAGCACAATTCGATTAAATATATTACACAAGTTTCAATGGCCGCTTGTAAAATTGGTTCTTTGGGTGATAATTGTGAGCATCTCGATTTAATGATTGATCAAGGGAAAAATAATTCAATAGAAAATCTAATCAGCGAAAGCTTAAAATATCTTTCACAAATAAAAAAGCAATAA